GCAAGATCGAAGAAGCTGTTTTTGGTTAGGCAAGGCACCGCCCCGAGCTCTGAAGGATAGCTCAGCGCATGGTCTCGGCCTGAGCGAGGACATCGGCAAAGGGAACCTGATCGAGCATGCCAAAAGTATCCAGCCGGGTGAGGCGGGCACGGGTGGTGGCGGGGCTGGTGATGCCGCAGAGGAAGCGGGCGAGTTGACGCGGGGTGCGCAGGGCAGCATGACGGGCATCCAGCAGGGGGCGGATGGCAGCCACATCCTCAGTGGTGATTCCCGGGCGTACAGCCTGGGGGATGAGGCGAGGAGCATCCATGTCGGCCCCTTTGGCGCGCTCCAGGCAACTGGTGCAGGTGGCGCAATCGGCCACGAGTTCCTCCCCAAAATAACGCAGCAGCCAGCGGGCGATGCATTCGCGCTGGCTGGCCAGTTCCAAGATCTGATCCAGCCGCTGAACATCGCGCGCCTCACGCCCCGCGAAAAGCTGCTGCATCTTCTGGCTGACCAGCGCGGGATCGCGGGCCTCTGGGTCGCCACAGAGGCGGTAGCGCTGGCGGGAACCACTGGGCTTCATTTGGATTTCGCCGGCCTCCTCCAGCCAGGTGAGGGCCTTGAGGATGCGCTCCCGAGGTTCGCCCAGCTCCGCCGCCGCTTCATCCAGGACCAGGGTGGTCCATTTGTGGCCGCGTTTGCCGCAGGCGAAGAGGCTGCGCAAAAAGGCCTGCCGGTCCGGCTTGTGTCCGGCCAGGATGCGCGCCTCCGGCTGAAGAAAGCTGTACTGGTAGCTGGAATAGAACATGCCCAGCGGACGCACCAGCCCACCTAACTCCAAGTTCGTCAACACGGTCTCAATCACCAGAGGACGGATGTCGGTGCTGCCAGAAAGGTCGTAAATGGAAATGTCGAATTCCTCTCCCTGACGCAGCAAATGATCCACAAGCTGGCGAAGGGCCTGGGGGGTGGGAGTATCGCCAAAGGTGAAATTGGCCAGCACGGTGCAGTCATCCTGGCAGGCGAGCATTTCACAGACGGAGACTTTGCCATCCCGCCCGGCCCGACCAGTTTCCTGCATGTAGTTTTCCAGGGTTTTGGGCAGGTTGTAATGATACACGGCGCGGATGTCCGCCTTATCAATGCCCATGCCA
The Prosthecobacter algae DNA segment above includes these coding regions:
- a CDS encoding ATP-dependent DNA helicase RecQ, encoding MPPDLTATLRQHFGHAAFRPGQEAVMQALLAGRSALALFPTSAGKSLCYQLPALLMDGVTLVISPLIALMKDQVEALQARGIGAARLDSSLKPEEAQQVFDDLRSGKTKLLYIAPERLMNENFIERLKRMKIAMMAVDEAHCISEWGHNFRPEYLRLALVAKELGIAPVLALTATATPSVAADIRRAFDIAQEDHIQTSFHRPNLHYRITPCAAAKRKELLTKLLLKRQVPSIVYVTLQQTAEEVATHLQKAGVNALAYHAGLPDEYRHAAQDGFMTGQTQVIVATIAFGMGIDKADIRAVYHYNLPKTLENYMQETGRAGRDGKVSVCEMLACQDDCTVLANFTFGDTPTPQALRQLVDHLLRQGEEFDISIYDLSGSTDIRPLVIETVLTNLELGGLVRPLGMFYSSYQYSFLQPEARILAGHKPDRQAFLRSLFACGKRGHKWTTLVLDEAAAELGEPRERILKALTWLEEAGEIQMKPSGSRQRYRLCGDPEARDPALVSQKMQQLFAGREARDVQRLDQILELASQRECIARWLLRYFGEELVADCATCTSCLERAKGADMDAPRLIPQAVRPGITTEDVAAIRPLLDARHAALRTPRQLARFLCGITSPATTRARLTRLDTFGMLDQVPFADVLAQAETMR